A window of the Bifidobacteriaceae bacterium genome harbors these coding sequences:
- a CDS encoding helix-turn-helix domain-containing protein, with translation MTRLAFRNVDASPLDPVETWPQEGFRAAIERGYLADWARVANAVRAEPYGAAAANLADVLRYVDASPAAVLLAEILKKARAQADREDAQAVAADIRALVAGSGLTQTEFARRLGTSRTRLSTWVNGRVTPGSATLRRIRRLA, from the coding sequence ATGACCCGGCTGGCGTTCAGGAATGTGGACGCGTCTCCGCTGGATCCGGTGGAGACCTGGCCGCAAGAGGGCTTCCGGGCGGCGATCGAGCGCGGCTATCTGGCGGACTGGGCGCGGGTCGCCAACGCGGTTCGCGCAGAGCCGTACGGGGCGGCCGCCGCGAACTTGGCCGACGTCCTTCGCTATGTGGACGCGAGCCCGGCCGCGGTGTTGCTGGCCGAGATCTTGAAGAAGGCCCGCGCCCAGGCGGACCGGGAGGACGCCCAGGCGGTCGCCGCCGATATCCGGGCCCTGGTGGCCGGTTCCGGGTTGACCCAAACCGAGTTTGCCAGGCGTCTGGGCACCTCCCGCACCCGTCTTTCGACTTGGGTGAATGGCCGCGTCACGCCGGGTTCGGCAACGCTCCGGCGCATCCGCCGCCTGGCGTGA
- a CDS encoding phage Gp37/Gp68 family protein produces the protein MKKTSIEWTELSWNPVTGCDRISAGCDNCYALAMARRLKAMGTPQYQTDGNPRTSGPGFGVAMHPESLSQPHTWTGHRTVFVNSMSDLFHAKVTTEFILEVVEVIRETPQHTYQVLTKRPIRARRLSASVEWPDNLWLGVSVENMGASRRVSELRVIPAAVKFLSCEPLLGDLSTLNLAGIDWVIAGGESGPRCRPMHIDWARGIRDNCLQANVPFFFKQWGGRAPKVRGRELDGRTWDEKPLLTGTG, from the coding sequence GTGAAGAAGACCAGCATCGAATGGACCGAACTGTCCTGGAACCCGGTGACCGGCTGTGACCGCATCTCCGCTGGCTGCGACAACTGCTACGCATTGGCCATGGCCCGGCGGCTCAAAGCGATGGGCACTCCCCAGTACCAAACCGATGGCAACCCGCGCACATCGGGGCCGGGCTTCGGCGTGGCCATGCACCCCGAATCGTTGAGCCAGCCCCACACCTGGACCGGTCACAGGACGGTGTTCGTGAACTCAATGAGCGACCTGTTCCACGCCAAGGTGACCACTGAGTTCATACTCGAGGTCGTGGAGGTGATCCGCGAGACGCCCCAGCACACCTACCAGGTCTTGACCAAGCGCCCTATACGAGCTCGTCGGCTCAGTGCCAGCGTCGAGTGGCCGGACAATCTGTGGCTGGGAGTGTCGGTGGAGAATATGGGGGCCAGCCGCCGTGTGAGCGAGTTGCGCGTCATCCCGGCCGCCGTCAAATTCTTGTCCTGCGAACCGCTGCTCGGCGACCTCTCAACGCTCAACCTCGCCGGTATCGACTGGGTGATCGCCGGAGGCGAGTCCGGCCCGCGCTGCCGGCCCATGCACATCGACTGGGCGCGCGGCATCAGGGACAACTGCCTTCAAGCGAACGTACCGTTCTTCTTCAAGCAGTGGGGCGGGCGGGCGCCCAAGGTCCGGGGACGTGAACTCGACGGCCGCACCTGGGACGAGAAACCATTGTTGACCGGCACCGGATGA
- the tcmP gene encoding three-Cys-motif partner protein TcmP — protein MATGTSAGLLDEKHAQSMFKHAILRQYLPRFIAKTGSRSPRVLLVDGYAGTGDSGAGPGSAKLMLQAARDTGSLTQVDIYLVESNATNYKRLSETAALFRQNGIQVQDRKGRIEDELPPIIAGSKGAALFLFLDPCGALMPFDYVRDTLTGPRAAKFPPTEGFLNFSDGLVRRAAGQVLKHSSDQEGAARLDGVCGGPWWRDIAARLRPRDAAESFEAIAQAVANEYARRLASATSMDGIVVPVRKRIDHQPIYHLIFLTRHTEGLWSFADCLGAAWPEWVEAMAREPDRSQPDLFNGAGVTLEGATLRAQLKRDALRQQAESAAAVEANIRRIAATGQKFRLVDHVAEVFADVLGIAREKQARSAVAALLKRGEIRLVRADKRLQRRLYSR, from the coding sequence ATGGCGACGGGAACCAGCGCAGGGCTGCTGGATGAGAAGCACGCGCAATCAATGTTCAAACACGCGATCTTGCGACAATACCTTCCCCGCTTCATCGCCAAGACCGGTTCCCGGAGCCCCCGAGTGCTCCTCGTTGACGGCTACGCTGGCACAGGCGATTCTGGCGCGGGTCCTGGTTCGGCGAAGCTGATGCTGCAAGCGGCGCGGGACACGGGCAGCCTGACGCAGGTGGACATCTACCTGGTCGAGAGCAATGCCACCAACTACAAGCGACTCAGCGAGACGGCGGCCCTTTTCAGGCAAAACGGCATCCAGGTGCAGGACCGCAAGGGCCGCATCGAAGACGAGTTGCCGCCCATCATCGCCGGGTCGAAGGGCGCTGCGCTGTTCTTGTTCCTCGACCCCTGTGGCGCGCTAATGCCATTTGACTACGTGCGCGACACGCTGACCGGCCCGAGAGCCGCCAAGTTCCCGCCGACCGAGGGCTTCCTCAATTTCTCGGACGGCCTTGTGCGCAGAGCGGCGGGACAGGTTCTGAAGCACTCCAGCGACCAAGAAGGGGCAGCGCGCCTCGACGGCGTGTGCGGCGGCCCATGGTGGCGGGACATTGCGGCGCGATTGCGTCCCAGGGATGCGGCTGAGAGTTTCGAAGCCATAGCCCAAGCGGTCGCCAACGAATATGCCCGGCGTCTGGCGTCTGCCACCAGCATGGACGGGATCGTCGTGCCGGTGCGCAAACGCATTGACCACCAGCCCATTTACCACCTGATTTTCCTGACCAGGCACACGGAAGGGCTGTGGAGCTTCGCCGATTGCCTCGGCGCGGCCTGGCCGGAATGGGTCGAGGCGATGGCGCGCGAGCCGGACCGGTCGCAGCCCGACCTTTTCAACGGGGCCGGAGTCACGCTCGAAGGCGCCACCCTCAGGGCGCAACTCAAACGCGACGCGCTACGTCAGCAGGCCGAATCGGCGGCCGCAGTGGAGGCAAACATCCGAAGGATCGCGGCCACAGGCCAAAAGTTCCGGCTGGTTGACCATGTGGCCGAGGTCTTCGCCGACGTCCTCGGAATCGCGCGCGAAAAGCAAGCGCGCAGCGCCGTCGCCGCCTTGCTAAAACGCGGCGAAATCCGGTTGGTTCGGGCCGACAAGCGGCTTCAGCGCCGGTTGTATTCCCGGTGA